From the genome of Papaver somniferum cultivar HN1 chromosome 2, ASM357369v1, whole genome shotgun sequence, one region includes:
- the LOC113350239 gene encoding dephospho-CoA kinase-like, which produces MRIVGLTGGISSGKSTISNLFKSHGVPVVDADLVARDVLKKGTGGWKKVVAAFGHEILLDNTGEVSRPLLGQIVFSDPSKRQLLNRLLAPYISKGILLEVLKLWIKGYSVIVLDIPLLFEAKLDKWTKPIIVVWVDSETQLQRLVARDGISEGQARNRINAQMELDSKREKADIVIDNSGSLVETKVEFEKVLSQVMKPLTWTEFGFSRQGAISVFLSVAVGVYACRNFNNSANVR; this is translated from the exons ATGAGGATAGTAGGATTAACAGGTGGGATATCTTCAGGTAAAAGTACAATTTCCAATCTATTCAAGTCTCATGGAGtccccgttgttgatgctgatctCGTTGCTCGT GATGTATTGAAGAAAGGTACTGGCGGTTGGAAAAAAGTTGTTGCTGCATTTGGACATGAAATTTTACTTGATAATACCGGTGAAGTCAGTAGACCACTACTTGGTCAAATTGTATTCTCCGATCCATCCAAACGACAACTTCTTAACCG GTTATTAGCACCTTACATTTCTAAGGGAATCTTATTGGAAGTGCTTAAACTATGGATTAAGGGTTACAGCGTTATTGTTCTTGACATCCCATTGTTGTTCGAGGCTAAATTAGATAAATGGACGAAACCCATTATTGTTGTTTGGGTTGATTCTGAAACTCAGCTTCAACGACTTGTTGCAAGAGATGGGATTTCTGAAGGACAGGCTAGGAATAGAATTAATGCTCAAATGGAACTTGATTCAAAAAGGGAGAAAGCAGATATAGTGATTGATAACTCGGGGAGTTTGGTGGAAACAAAAGTGGAGTTTGAGAAGGTGTTGAGTCAAGTTATGAAGCCTTTAACATGGACAGAATTTGGGTTCTCAAGACAAGGTGCGATTTCAGTTTTTCTTTCTGTGGCTGTAGGTGTTTATGCTTGTAGAAACTTCAATAACAGCGCTAATGTAAGGTAA
- the LOC113352590 gene encoding uncharacterized protein LOC113352590 has product MGGHDYTENLKGVNDGLTDLTKNVNALIQAMNANKSEETERRKQKVIEQRQQREEERTQRQLELTENNTALTSSITTALTNLSTTIAASVATAVVDQLRPLLPPVAGNHGGPRNNPPPPPPPRQNNTNLKFPQFDGDDHDGWLFNADQYFAVHTADDALKITIASANLKGDANVWFRWKQSKAAIVTWAEFGAHLRDRFSPEKFVDPRLAISNIEQKGTVREHIPVFERLMNLVDFTEEHLIQCFIRSLKPQIGSALRLLDIRSLDDAFKKAIHQEEALAANKPVPRQPYRPPPFRPAATVQPTPYNKSSSPFVYRHLSPAEQRERREKGLCFNCDEVYKKDHVCLNPRLTILDVEEYIREGSTTTEDTAPVSFEVSEVYEFDPTISLSSLFGSSFPRTMRVTDRINSQPITILIDSGSTHNFLHPSVAKQCGFEVCSRDSPLSVTVGDGGKLNTRGSCPSVPIQLPSFRFSADFHLLDISGCDAVLGVQWLRTLGPIEWDFARLSMQFTVNGKTVSLLGNNHSSVMILEQKSMQRLLQHANHGVFIELAALTTSLKQPTTLPPERLHDHRIPLVPGSPPVNVRPYRYPYFQKSEIEKIVAELQFSGFIRPSSSPYSSPVLMVRKKDESWRMCVDYRALNKLTIKDRFPILVVDELLDELHGATVFTKLDLRSGYHQIRLHKADIPKKAFRTHDGHYEFLVMPFGLSNAPSTFQSLMNDSFREYLRKFVLVFFDDILIYSRNMSDHLIHLSQVFEVLRSNQLFLKESKCTFAQSSVGYLGHVISAEGVSVEQEKIECIMSWPTPTTIRELHGFLGLAGYYRKFVKDFGKISAPLTQLLKKDAFQWSEKAIAAFKLLQTALTTTPVLILPDFSKEFVIECDASGFGLGAVLLQSGRPIAFHSKPLAEKNKNLAVYDKEMLAIISAIQKWRHYLLGRHFKIYTYHKSLKYFLDQKISSLEQQKWLSKLLGYDYERIFRPGKDNAAADALSRQSSFHYSLTAPVFSGVTEIMHECHNDTEYGELIQRLVADPTYKRNYSYVTGILRYKGRIVNTQLCRSSAYHPQSDGQTEATNRTLECYLRCFAGMKPTDWRKWLPWAEWWYNTSFHSAIRMSPYQALYSRPPPAVTAYLPGSTSVHDVELNLKARDHTLKLLKSHLHDAQSRMKKYADSHRTEHSFSVDDWVYLRLQPYRQTTVFQQSFSKLSPKFYGPFRILEKIGSVAYKLELPASSRIHPVVHVSQLKLKVGSTTSVEQVLPDIIDYEKWEPDSILDRRMYKKGSGAGTKWLIKWKNHAQEDTTWEDADDFIAKFPEFEA; this is encoded by the exons ATGGGTGGTCATGATTATACAGAAAATCTCAAGGGGGTTAATGATGGATTGACAGACTTGACCAAGAATGTCAATGCGCTTATTCAGGCTATGAACGCCAACAAGTCTGAAGAAACAGAgagaagaaaacagaaagttattGAGCAGCGTCAGCAACGTGAAGAAGAAAGAACACAACGTCAGCTAGAGTTAACGGAGAATAATACAGCTTTGACATCCAGTATTACTACAGCGTTAACAAATTTGTCCACAACCATTGCCGCTTCTGTTGCCACGGCCGTTGTTGATCAACTTCGCCCCTTGCTTCCTCCAGTTGCAGGCAATCATGGTGGTCCTCGTAATaatccacctccaccaccacctccgcgaCAAAATAACACCAACCTCAAGTTTCCTCAATTCGATGGAGATGATCATGACGGTTGGCTTTTCAATGCAGATCAATATTTCGCAGTTCACACAGCAGATGATGCTCTTAAAATTACTATTGCCTCTGCAAATTTGAAAGGTGATGCTAATGTTTGGTTTAGATGGAAGCAGTCTAAAGCTGCCATTGTTACTTGGGCTGAGTTTGGTGCTCATCTTCGAGATCGTTTTTCACCAGAGAAATTTGTGGATCCTAGACTAGCTATTAGCAACATCGAACAAAAAGGCACAGTGCGTGAGCATATTCCTGTGTTTGAGCGTTTAATGAATTTAGTGGACTTCACGGAAGAACACTTGATTCAATGCTTCATCCGCTCTCTTAAACCTCAAATAGGTTCGGCGCTTAGATTATTAGATATCAGATCTTTGGATGATGCTTTTAAAAAAGCCATCCATCAAGAGGAAGCCCTTGCAGCAAATAAGCCTGTTCCCAGACAGCCTTATCGTCCTCCTCCCTTCCGGCCTGCTGCAACTGTTCAACCCACTCCTTATAACAAGTCTTCTTCTCCTTTTGTGTATCGCCATTTATCACCAGCTGAACAACGTGAACGAAGAGAAAAGGGTCTCTGTTTTAATTGTGATGAGGTTTACAAGAAAGATCATGTTTGTCTGAATCCCAGACTGACCATTTTGGATGTTGAGGAATATATTCGTGAAGGTTCTACCACTACAGAGGATACTGCTCCTGTTTCCTTTGAAGTTTCTGAAGTATATGAATTTGATCCTACCATCTCCTTAAGCTCGCTATTTGGTTCTTCCTTTCCACGTACTATGCGCGTTACAGATCGTATTAATTCTCAACCCATTACTATTTTGATTGATTCAGGATCTACTCATAACTTTTTGCATCCATCTGTGGCTAAACAATGTGGATTTGAAGTTTGTTCTCGAGATTCTCCTCTAAGTGTTACTGTGGGTGATGGTGGCAAGTTGAATACTCGGGGTTCTTGTCCTTCTGTCCCTATTCAACTCCCTAGTTTCAGGTTTAGTGCTGATTTCCACTTGCTTGACATTAGTGGTTGTGATGCAGTTTTAGGGGTACAATGGTTACGTACTTTAGGACCTATTGAATgggattttgcaagattatcaaTGCAATTTACAGTTAATGGTAAAACTGTGTCCTTACTTGGTAACAATCATTCGTCTGTAATGATTTTGGAGCAAAAATCAATGCAGCGTTTATTACAACATGCAAATCATGGGGTTTTTATTGAACTAGCTGCATTAACTACTTCATTGAAG CAACCAACGACTCTTCCACCAGAACGTCTTCATGATCATAGAATTCCATTGGTTCCTGGTTCTCCACCTGTCAATGTGAGGCCGTATCGATACCCTTACTTCCAGAAATCAGAAATTGAAAAGATTGTTGCTGAATTACAATTCTCTGGTTTTATACGTCCAAGTTCGAGCCCCTATTCTTCCCCAGTGCTGATGGTACGTAAGAAAGACGAGTCTTGGCGTATGTGTGTTGATTACCGTGCTTTGAATAAGCTGACAATCAAGGATAGATTTCCAATCCTTGTTGTTGATGAGCTGTTAGACGAACTGCATGGTGCGACTGTGTTTACTAAACTGGATTTGCGCTCGGGTTATCATCAAATTCGATTGCATAAAGCTGATATTCCTAAGAAAGCTTTTCGAACTCACGATGGTCACTATGAGTTCTTGGTTATGCCATTCGGTCTTTCCAATGCTCCATCCACTTTTCAGAGTTTAATGAATGATTCTTTCAGGGAATATTTACGAAAGTTCGTGCtggtcttctttgatgacattctGATTTATAGCAGGAATATGTCTGATCATTTGATTCACTTGTCTCAGGTGTTTGAAGTACTTCGTTCTAATCAGTTATTTTTGAAGGAATCCAAGTGCACCTTTGCTCAGTCCTCCGTGGGTTATTTGGGACATGTTATTTCAGCTGAGGGAGTTTCAGTTGAACAAGAGAAGATTGAATGTATTATGTCATGGCCTACACCAACTACCATCAGAGAGTTACACGGTTTTTTGGGCTTGGCAGGTTATTATCGAAAGTTTGTTAAGGATTTTGGTAAGATCAGTGCGCCATTAACTCAACTACTTAAGAAAGATGCTTTTCAATGGTCGGAAAAAGCTATTGCTGCCTTCAAACTTTTGCAAACTGCTCTTACTACAACACCAGTTTTGATCCTTCCTGATTTTTCTAAAGAATTTGTAATAGAATGCGATGCTTCTGGATTTGGATTGGGTGCTGTTTTGTTACAATCTGGTAGGCCTATTGCTTTTCACAGCAAGCCTTTAGCTGAGAAGAACAAGAATTTAGCAGTTTATGATAAGGAGATGCTAGCTATTATTTCTGCAATTCAAAAATGGCGCCATTATTTGCTTGGGAGGCATTTCAAAATATATACATATCATAAGAGTCTGAAATATTTTTTGGACCAGAAAATATCTTCCTTAGAGCAACAGAAATGGCTATCTAAACTTTTGGGTTACGATTATGAGAGAATCTTTAGACCAGGAAAAGACAATGCTGCAGCTGATGCTCTGTCTCGCCAATCCAGCTTCCACTACAGTCTTACTGCACCAGTTTTCAGTGGTGTAACAGAAATAATGCACGAATGTCATAATGACACTGAATATGGAGAGCTTATTCAACGGTTAGTTGCAGATCCAACTTATAAGCGTAATTATTCTTACGTAACTGGTATATTACGTTACAAAGGCAGAATTGTG AATACACAGTTATGTCGCAGTTCAGCTTATCATCCTCAGTCGGATGGACAAACAGAGGCGACAAATAGAACTTTAGAGTGTTATTTGAGGTGTTTTGCGGGAATGAAGCCAACTGATTGGAGAAAATGGTTACCTTGGGCTGAGTGGTGGTATAATACAAGCTTTCATTCAGCCATTCGAATGTCTCCTTATCAGGCATTGTACAGTCGTCCCCCACCTGCAGTTACAGCTTATTTACCAGGTTCAACTTCAGTGCACGATGTTGAATTAAATCTTAAGGCTCGTGATCATACACTCAAGCTTTTGAAGTCTCATTTGCATGATGCACAGTCCAGAATGAAAAAATATGCTGATTCGCACCGTACTGAGCATTCATTTTCAGTAGATGATTGGGTTTATTTAAGATTACAGCCTTATCGTCAAACAACAGTGTTTCAGCAATCTTTTTCAAAGCTGTCTCCTAAGTTCTATGGACCATTCCGCATTTTGGAGAAAATTGGGTCAGTTGCGTACAAACTAGAGCTTCCTGCCTCTAGCCGCATTCATCCAGTTGTTCACGTATCTCAGCTTAAACTAAAGGTGGGATCAACTACATCTGTGGAACAAGTGTTACCAGACATTATTGATTATGAAAAGTGGGAACCTGACTCGATTTTGGATCGTCGCATGTATAAGAAAGGCAGTGGTGCAGGCACCAAATGGTTAATCAAGTGGAAGAATCATGCGCAAGAGGACACAACTTGGGAAGATGCTGATGATTTCATCGCTAAGTTTCCAGAATTTGAGGCTTGA